In a single window of the Balearica regulorum gibbericeps isolate bBalReg1 chromosome 7, bBalReg1.pri, whole genome shotgun sequence genome:
- the TIAL1 gene encoding nucleolysin TIAR isoform X3: MDARVVKDMATGKSKGYGFVSFYNKLDAENAIVHMGGQWLGGRQIRTNWATRKPPAPKSTQENNTKQLRFEDVVNQSSPKNCTVYCGGIASGLTDQLMRQTFSPFGQIMEIRVFPEKGYSFVRFSTHESAAHAIVSVNGTTIEGHVVKCYWGKESPDMTKNFQQVDYSQWGQWSQVYGNPQQYGQYMANGWQVPSYGMYGQAWNQQGFGVDQSPSAAWMGGFSAQPAQGQGAPVIPNQAGYGMASYQTQ; this comes from the exons AT GGATGCACGGGTAGTTAAAGATATGGCAACTGGAAAGTCAAAAGGCTATGgttttgtatctttttataACAAACTG GATGCAGAAAATGCTATTGTACACATGGGAGGCCAGTGGTTGGGAGGCCGTCAGATCAGAACTAACTGGGCAACACGGAAACCACCAGCCCCCAAAAGTACACAAGAAA ATAATACAAAACAATTGAGATTTGAAGATGTAGTAAATCAGTCAAGTCCAAAAAATTGTACTGTGTACTGTGGAGGAATTGCCTCTGGGCTAACAG ATCAACTTATGAGACAGACTTTTTCACCATTTGGACAGATTATGGAAATAAGGGTGTTCCCAGAAAAAGGTTACTCATTTGTCAG ATTTTCAACCCATGAAAGTGCAGCACATGCTATTGTTTCAGTTAATGGAACCACAATTGAAGGACATGTTGTTAAATGTTATTGGGGTAAAGAATCCCCTGATATGACTAAAAACTTCCAACAG GTGGATTACAGTCAGTGGGGGCAGTGGAGCCAAGTATATGGAAATCCACAACAGTACGGGCAATATATGGCTAATGGGTGGCAAGTACCATCGTATGGAATGTATGGCCAAGCATGGAATCAACAGGGTTTTGGAGTAGA ccaATCTCCATCTGCTGCCTGGATGGGTGGATTTAGTGCTCAACCTGCCCAGGGACAAGGTGCTCCTGTAATACCTAACCAAGCTGGATATGGTATGGCAAGCTACCAAACACAGTGA